GGCATTTATTATTTTACAGACAAGCGCCTTGTTAAAAATGCGATACTCTTATTCATTTTTTTATTATTTGTCATTATCCTGTTCGGTGAAGGACGTGTATCCACCGCTTGTGCAGCATCGATATTGATCATCTGGATGCTGCTGGCAAAAAAGGGGCGGCTGCTGGTTTATTTATCCCCCTTTGTCTTGATTCTCATCATTCAGGTTTTTGCACAGGCGCACCTGCTGTCGAACCTTCCCCTTGGAGTGCAACGGTCTTTGTCCTTCTTGCCCGGCCTGGAATCGCAATTGATTTATGCAACGGAGGGCAGCAACCAGTGGCATACGGACTTGTTCTGGTTGGGGTATGAGAAATGGACAAATACATGGAGTTCTTTTTGGGTAGGAAATATCGTTGATGCCAGGGATATCTATTCTTTTTTTAAATTAAATTATGCCATGCAACTGGAAATTGCCTCAGGCACCGCCCGTTACGAAAGTACCCTCTGGTCGGTATTGGCAACGTTGGGTGTCGTGGGCTTTTTCTTTTATGTTTCCGTCTTTGCCTTTTTATGCCGGGATTTCGTTGCTAAGGTGCTGAAGGATGGCATCATCAGCAGGAGTCATGGCATCTATGCGATGGCGGTTGTCTCTTTGACACCGATGATTCTGTTCGGATGGATCAGGGGCGGTTTCCCCGTCACTGAGATCCTGTTTTGCGTTATGGCAAAGGTGCTTTATGAGGAGCAAAAGGCAGAAATGATCAATATTTAAAAAAAGAGGAATAACTGTACCTTGACAATTCGAGTCTTGTTTGATGCTCATGTGATTGGCACACGGGAGACTGGCAATGAAACATATACTATAAACCTGCTCCAAGCCTTGTCCGATCTGCCAAATGTGAAATGCGGGGCTATTATTTTGCCGGGGAATGCGCTCCCGAGCTCATTATCAAACGTTGAACCTATTGTTTTAAAAACAAAGAACGATTGGAAACGCCTACTTGTTACGTTGCCTGACTTATACCGTTCATGGAGCGCTGATATACTGCACGTAAACTATGTGGGACCTTTCGTGAGTAGAGTACCATTTGTAACAACGTTGCATGATGTTTCTTATAAGCGTTTTCCTCATTTTTTTTCACCACGAGACAGGCTGCTTTTTGCGACTTTATTCCCCTTAAGTTTACAATCAGCAAAGGCGATTATCACCGTATCGCATCATGCCGAGCAGGAAATAGCGCACTTTTATCCAAGCTTAAAAAGCAAAACCTTCGTTACGCATGAAGCAGCAAATCCAATTTTTCGGAAAATCAACAAAAAAGAGGAGAATCCTATTCTCAATAAATTTACTATCCCTGATCGTTACATCTTAGTTGTTGGAAATTTACAGCCGAGGAAAAATGTATTGAGAATAATTAGAGCTTTTGCAGCCATCCAAAATCAGATTATGGAGACCAAACTGGTTATTGTTGGCCAGGCAAAATGGCAATCATCTGAAATAATGGAAGAGGTAAAAAGACAGCGAATAGAAAATAGAGTTATTTTTGCAGGTTACGCCACTGAAGAAGAACTCGTATGGCTATACAATGATGCCACTGTGTTTGTTTATCCATCTTTGTATGAGGGATTCGGTCTGCCAATCCTGGAAGCGATGGCGTGTGGCACACCTGTCATAACATCAAACATTACTTCGATGCCGGAAGTTGCGGGTGATGCTGCATTATTGGTCAACCCATACGATGAAAAGGAAATCGCTGATGCAATTATTCGTATCGTGAAAAATAAGGATTTTGCTAAACTGATATCTGAGAAAGGGCTTCAGAGATCCGGGATGTTTTCATGGGCAAAGACTGCTGAAGATACGCTAAAAGTCTATGAAATCAAGTTAAGATCTTCTAATGCAAAGCATTGTTAGTCATGAGAATCGCTCTTTTAGGAACCCGCGGCATTCCCGCAAGATATAGCGGTTTCGAGACATTTTATGAGCAATTGGCGGTTCGCCTTGTCAAGAGAGGTCATGAAGTAACCGTCTATAATCGCTCTCACTTCATCAAAGACATTCGAAAAGAGTATAACGGCGTTAAGATCGTTTCCCTCCCATCTATCCCAACAAAGCACCTCGACACAATAACCCACACCTTTTTATCTACGATTTACTCAGTTTTTTCCCGTTACGATATTGTATATTATTGCATTGTCGGGAACAGTCCTCTGGTCTGGATACC
This region of Pseudomonadota bacterium genomic DNA includes:
- a CDS encoding glycosyltransferase family 1 protein, with protein sequence MTIRVLFDAHVIGTRETGNETYTINLLQALSDLPNVKCGAIILPGNALPSSLSNVEPIVLKTKNDWKRLLVTLPDLYRSWSADILHVNYVGPFVSRVPFVTTLHDVSYKRFPHFFSPRDRLLFATLFPLSLQSAKAIITVSHHAEQEIAHFYPSLKSKTFVTHEAANPIFRKINKKEENPILNKFTIPDRYILVVGNLQPRKNVLRIIRAFAAIQNQIMETKLVIVGQAKWQSSEIMEEVKRQRIENRVIFAGYATEEELVWLYNDATVFVYPSLYEGFGLPILEAMACGTPVITSNITSMPEVAGDAALLVNPYDEKEIADAIIRIVKNKDFAKLISEKGLQRSGMFSWAKTAEDTLKVYEIKLRSSNAKHC